GATCATCTGAAACTGTTGAAAAAGGCGCTGTTACAGCAGATGTTTATATAGAAAGAGGTCAGTATGACATATTCGCAGGATTATTTAGATGACCTTCTGGTACGAATGGCCTATCATTCCAGCGGGATTGAGGGGAATACCATTTCTCTGCCTGAGACGGTTTCGATTATTTTGGAAAGTACGCTACCTGGCAAGCACAAGAGTATCCGTGAATTTTACGAGATTGAAAATCACAAACAAGCCTTCCAAGCTCTGCTATTTGCCTTAGATAATGGGGAAGAGCTGAGTTTGGGACTGGTTAAGGATATTCATGCCTTGTTGATGGACCGCCTCCAGCATGATCGGGGGCAGTTTAAGTCGGTGCAAAACGCTATTATTGGTGCGACTTTCAAGACTGCATCGCCAGAGGAAACACCTTTTCTCATGCAACAGTGGGTGGATAATGCCAACTATCGCTTGGGGTTGCCTTTGGAAATAGCTGAGCTGTTAGAGGTGCTGGCAGATGTGCATATTCAGTTCGAGCGTATTCACCCATTCAGTGATGGGAACGGCCGGACAGGACGGCTGATTTTGATGTTTCAAAGTATGCTCAAATTGGGAGCACCCGTACTGATTAGTAAGGAAGATCGAGCTCTTTATATGGAGTTGCTAGCGGAACAAGATGTGACTGGATTATCCCAATTGCTCAAACGCTCCTTGGAGTTTGAGCAGGAACGAAAAAACCAGTTTTAAGTCGAGTTTTCAGAAAGCGACTTTCAATCGGAACTATTATTTTTGCCTGAAAATACAATGAAAGCCCTACTTTCACAACTACTTGGAAACAGCGTAAGTTGGGGGAGGTTGCGGACTTTTCCATAAAAACAAACTCACTTTCTAGAGATAAGTTATCATCGTATTTTTATGAAGTTCAGAACATTCATTATGGGGATATTTTAACAAAATATGATGCTATTTTAGATGTATGTAACAAAGAACTTCCATCAATTATTGGAAGTACGATTTCAGACTTTGCAGATGCTTTACTTATTGAAGGAGATATTGTTTTCGCGGATGCGGCAGAAGACTCGACTGTTGGGAAAGCTATTGAAGTTCGAAATTTTAAGGGTAAGTATGTTGTTTCTGGTTTACATACGATAGTTGCTAGGCCGAAAGTTTCTTATGCCCCCTACTATTTAGGTTATCTAATTAATTCAACTGCATACCATAATCAAATTTTACCTTTGATGCAGGGGACAAAAGTGAGCTCAATTAGTAAGGCTAATTTAAAATCCACGACAGTAGTGTTCCCCACACTCCCCGAACAAGAAGCCATCGGTAGCTTCTTCTCCGACCTAGATCAGCTTATTACTCTTCATCAGCGAAAATGAGATTTTGAGTAAAAAATGAAACAACATGAAAGGATTACAAAAACATGTCAAAAACTATTCAAGCCATTACCAATCAGATTTGGTCTATGGCCAATGAATTGCGAGGAAACATGGATGCTTCGGAATATAAGAACTATATCCTGGCCTTCATGTTCTATCGCTATCTATCTGAACATCAAGAGCGTTTCTTGGTGGAAGATGAAATTATCAGTCCTGCTCCAGGGGAAACTGTTCAGGATGCCTATGCACGAGAAGCAGTTGGAAATGACTTGGTGGAGTATTTGGAAAATACAGCTTCTCACCTTGGATACGCGATTGCACCAGAAGATACCTGGGCAAGACTGGTAGCCAAAATTGATAACAGTGAGATTGTAGCGAGTGACTACCAGACGATTTTTGATCATTTTAACGCCAATGTAGAACTCAATCAGGATGCTATGGAAGATTTCAGAGGCGTCTTTAATGACATCAATCTAGGGGACTCTCGTTTGGGCAATTCAACGGTTGCGCGTGCAAAATCCTTGAACAGTATTGTGAAATTGATTGATAGCATTGAGTATAAAAATGACGAAGGAAAAGATATTCTGGGAGAAATCTACGAGTATCTTATTGGGCAGTTTGCTGCTTCGGCAGGTAAAAAAGGTGGAGAATTTTATACCCCGCATCAAGTGAGTAAGATTTTAGCCAAGATTGTTACTTTAGGTTTGGAAAAATCAGATACTAGCTTCTCTGTTTACGATCCAACCATGGGTTCAGGGTCTTTACTACTAACAGTGCGTAATGAACTACCTCAGGGTCAGCATATCAAATTCTATGGCCAAGAAATGAACACAACTACTTATAACTTGGCACGGATGAACCTGATGATGCATCAGGTCGGCTACAGCAATATGATTTTGAATAATGCTGATACCTTAGAAAGTGACTGGCCGGACGGGGTGAATGAATTTGGAATCGATCAGCCACGTAGTTTTGATGCGGTTGTTGCAAACCCACCCTACTCTGCTAAATGGGACAATCGTGAGTCCAAATTGAAGGATCCACGGTTTATGGAATACGGTAAGTTAGCACCAGCCTCTAAAGCGGACTTTGCCTTTATCTTACACAGTCTTTATCATCTGAATAATACAGGGACCATGGCCATTGTTTTACCACACGGAGTGCTCTTTAGGGGAGCAGCAGAAGGTCATATTCGCAAACTGATTATTGAGAAAAATTACCTGGATGCAGTTATTGGCTTGCCAGCTAACCTGTTTTATGGCACAGGTATTCCAACCACTATTCTAGTCTTCAAAAAAAATCGTCAGACCAAGGATGTCTTCTTTATCGATGCGAGCAAGGAGTTTGAAAAAGGGAAGAACCAGAATCACCTTTCCGATGATATGGTAGAAAAAATTGTAGAGACCTATCATAATCGTCAGTCTGTTGACAAATATGCTCATTTGGCATCAATAGAAGAAATTGTAGAAAACGACTACAATCTAAATATTCCTCGTTATGTTGATACTTTTGAGGAAGAGGAAGAGATTGATATCGGGCAAGTAACGCAGCAACTAGAACAAGATAGACTAGAGATTCGGGCTCTAGAAGATAAGATTCGTCAACAATTAAAGACTTTGGGAGTAGATTTTTAGATAAATGAAAAGAGCGAGTAGGAATTCTACTTGCTTTTTGAATATCCACAATTGCAATACAAATCAGAAATTCGCTTACCATTCTGCTGTCGGTTTTTATATAGTCGAATGAATTAGCTTTCAGACAAGGAACTGAGGTGCAGGCAGTACTAGAGTAGAGCAATTCGAAAGTTGCAATGTTTCAAAGCTAATTCAAATGTCTATAGTTTTTTCCGAAACAAAAAAACGCATAAAATTATGTAGTTAAAACTTGCTTTTATGCGTTTTGTTATATCCATCTGTTCTTTGTTAGCTTTAGTTAAGTTCAGATTTATCTGGTAAAAGTATGGCTAGAATGATATAGGCAGTTAAAAAAGGTAAATTAGTGATAATGGCCAAGAAGATGACTACCAATCGAACGTTTTCTAATTTCCAACCGTAGTTTTCGTATAGATTGAAGTAATCATACAGGCCAGCGATGACACCAGCAAGCTCCTTGCGGTTTTTATCTTTGTA
The sequence above is a segment of the Streptococcus suis genome. Coding sequences within it:
- a CDS encoding Fic family protein, with the protein product MTYSQDYLDDLLVRMAYHSSGIEGNTISLPETVSIILESTLPGKHKSIREFYEIENHKQAFQALLFALDNGEELSLGLVKDIHALLMDRLQHDRGQFKSVQNAIIGATFKTASPEETPFLMQQWVDNANYRLGLPLEIAELLEVLADVHIQFERIHPFSDGNGRTGRLILMFQSMLKLGAPVLISKEDRALYMELLAEQDVTGLSQLLKRSLEFEQERKNQF
- a CDS encoding type I restriction-modification system subunit M, whose product is MSKTIQAITNQIWSMANELRGNMDASEYKNYILAFMFYRYLSEHQERFLVEDEIISPAPGETVQDAYAREAVGNDLVEYLENTASHLGYAIAPEDTWARLVAKIDNSEIVASDYQTIFDHFNANVELNQDAMEDFRGVFNDINLGDSRLGNSTVARAKSLNSIVKLIDSIEYKNDEGKDILGEIYEYLIGQFAASAGKKGGEFYTPHQVSKILAKIVTLGLEKSDTSFSVYDPTMGSGSLLLTVRNELPQGQHIKFYGQEMNTTTYNLARMNLMMHQVGYSNMILNNADTLESDWPDGVNEFGIDQPRSFDAVVANPPYSAKWDNRESKLKDPRFMEYGKLAPASKADFAFILHSLYHLNNTGTMAIVLPHGVLFRGAAEGHIRKLIIEKNYLDAVIGLPANLFYGTGIPTTILVFKKNRQTKDVFFIDASKEFEKGKNQNHLSDDMVEKIVETYHNRQSVDKYAHLASIEEIVENDYNLNIPRYVDTFEEEEEIDIGQVTQQLEQDRLEIRALEDKIRQQLKTLGVDF
- a CDS encoding PspC domain-containing protein, with amino-acid sequence MKKTLYKDKNRKELAGVIAGLYDYFNLYENYGWKLENVRLVVIFLAIITNLPFLTAYIILAILLPDKSELN